Part of the Primulina huaijiensis isolate GDHJ02 chromosome 15, ASM1229523v2, whole genome shotgun sequence genome is shown below.
ATATACATGCGAATGTCAAAGTTCTTCAAACCTAAACTCCGAAATAACACTtattagaacatgcaatcttatctcaaattctaagttcaaggtctcaacccaaaacattaaattccaaatacaaatttaaagctttaagatacctgtcaagaGCATCGTCTCAGGGTTTGTCTCCGCTGGAtagagagcaaaaactctgccttgggtaggcagattcttctgagggcactccttcagtaagtggtcaggactaccacacttgtagcacttcccCGAACCATATCTACAAACTCCAGTATGGCGGCGTGTGCACTTGGCATAGATTGGATACTCTGGGGCCCTTGGGACTACATGTCCTTGATGCTGCTGTCCTCTGTTTCTGGATGGACCGTGGAAAAGCTTCTTACTCTGATGCTGCTGATGATGAGGGCGGTGCGGCGCTTGGACTGGTCACTTGCCCTGgcgatctctctcaatatcattctgatcatgttctgcagctagagctctagagacagcgacatcataggtagtagggccagccatcctaacatcacggcgcaagatcggccgtagaccatccagaaaatgcctcaacttggctccaacatcatttgcaatcaggggtgcaaaatggcaacccctctcaaacttacggataaaatccgtaacagtcatgtctccctgcctcagggtcataatGTAAGGTCCAACATTAagaagacgtaatccaactgcatacgaatctaggaaacatgaaaaatgactaattaactgattttaattgctaattgattttgtgacatacatgcttatatgaaaaatatgacttcattatcatcatgcataaaaattgtatttttaaggaatattcgagttgcgatcgagaaacggacaccgagggctgaaaaaacgtaaaatgtttttaattaataattgtccttcattatttattatatggttatttctttttagtatttttgaaactaAGAAATTTTGGGGTGATTTTATAAGTCGAGACGTAACTTTTAtcgatgttggtttttcaactaaaatacgagctttttgtcaacccggctaataaattcacaaatttatttaaacaaaaatcttgataatattttattaaattctaattaagactgatgggcttaatttagaggcttaataggcctaaagccttgttaaTATCTAATTAGCTATTTAATACACTAATCACCTAAAACCGTACCCTCATGTGCACGCCTCCCACGttgaaaaaaattcagaaattctCTCCCAAAACACACAACCACGGCACTACACACGCAGCATATTGAAGGGATTTTCGAAGAATTCAAGGAAAAAGCTAGCCAAGGTTTCACTTCGTTCTTCGTCGCCAACGTTATTTCGTGCGTAtaaaacgcaaaagcacgccataattcttctttttctcgtctttcacataatagtaaatattttaaatcattgtgCATGAATAAACAAAGAACACTTGATTATATTTCGTTTTTCATGCATATGTGTTGTTTAAAGCATGGTTTTTAATTCCAAATTCATGTCATATTGTGTTTAAGGGGATGCCATGATGTTAAGTTATGTTCAAGCAAAGTTTTTACATGAACTAGAGTCCCACAAACATAATAAACTCACGGAAACCACAAAGGAAACAAGCTGGAATCGATCTCGGTTGTCATGGGAACATGGGGTGCGGTTTTCTTGTCTTGGGGGTTAGGCTTGGTTTGGCTAGGACCAGGTCTAGCCAGAGTCGTATGGGAGTCAGGAGAAGAGTGcaagccatgctaggactcgcggtaagggctggggaaggagtcctagccattctaggactcccacccgagaaccgCGCAGCATGTGCGCGAGAGGGTGCATGCGTCCAGGGCCGTAGGAGCTCGGCATGTAGGTCACGGGCTGTGCTAGGGTCTCTCATTAGGGTCCTAAAAAGGTGCACAATGTGATGGTCCAAGGGCTTGGGCGTTGGTTTAGGTCCTAGACACTAAATCATAGAGCCCTACCACACTAGGGATTCTCGGCTGCAGCATGTGGCGACTTCTAGCTTACGTTTTTGGGTTTTGGGAGGGTCCTTTGTGGTCTAAGGGTCCCTAGGGTACTTTAGGAGGTTGGTCAGGTTTTAGATTGTAGTTTTAGAGAATaaaaatggcttaatcattaaACAGTAAAAAACCTTTAAATAGAGTTACAAACGTTAGAAAATAGGATCAAAAAATAACAACCTAACTAAAGAGATCTTAAGTATAAGGTAACAAACTAACAACATATGACTAAGCATATTACTTTAATCTACACTCCCCCTCAAGTTGGTTCATAAATATCATACATGCAAAACTTGTTTACAAGAAAATCAAATGTTGGTTTGAATAAACCTTTTGTTAAGATGTCTGCGGTCTGATCTTCAGACTTCAGGAAAGGAATACAAATGATTCCTGTTTCCAACTTCTCCTTTATGAAATGTCGATCAACCTCTATATGTTTGGTCCTGTCATGTTGAACTGGGTTGTGTGCAATGCTTATTGCAGCCTTATTGTCACAAAAAACTTTAATAGGGAGATTGGCTTCCAGTTTCAGCTCCTTGAGAACTCGTTTTATCCATAGAATCTCACAAATTCCATTAGCCTATGCTCTGTATTCAGCCTCTGCACTACTACTCCTCCAGGTTACCAAGTTTCCCCATACGTAGGTACAATATCCCGAAGTTGACTTTCTGTCTGTGATCGAACCAGCCCAATCTGCATCCGTAAAGACTTCGATGCTCCTATTGTCTCCCTTCCTAAAAAAAGACCTTTACCCGGACTACTCTTTAAATACCTCAAAATTTGATATACGGCCTCAAGGTGTTCTTTATAAGGACAGTGCATAAACTGACTCACCATGCTCACAGCAAATGCAATATCAGGCCGTGTGTGAGAGAGGTATATAAGTCTTCCAACAAGTCGCTGGTATTGCTGAATATTCACCAATTTGCCTTGGTTGACATTAATAAGCTTCTTGTTCGGATCTATAGGAGTATCTATAGGACGACAACCACTCATTCATGTGTCCTTTAAGAGATCCATAATGTATTTTCGTTGAGAAATAGCAATTCCCTGTTTAGACTGTGCAACCTCCATAGCCAGAAAATACTTCATTTCTCCTAGATCTTTGATCTCAAATTCTTTAGAGAGTTTGTTCTTCATTGCTTCCAATTCTTCTTGATCACTTCCAGTGAGAAGTATATCATCTACATAAACAATCAAGATTGCAATCTGTCCATTGTTCGAGTAGCGAGTGAACAAAGTATGGTCTGATTGTGCTTGAGAGTAGCCCTGTTTCTTCACCACTTGCGTGAATCTTTCAAACCACACGCGCGGAGACTGCTTGAGTCCGTACAACGCCTTCTCGAATTTGCATACTTTAGCTCCAAATTTGTTTTCGAAACCTGGTGGTGGAAGCATGTAGGCTTCTTCCTCCAATCTACCGTTCAAGAATGCATTTTTTACGTCGAACTGTCGTAAAGGCCAGTCTAAATTTGCTGCAATAGATAACAATATTCGAACGATGTTAAGTTTGGCTACCGGAGCAAAAGTCTCCGTGTAGTCAATGCCATAGGTTTGTGTAAATCCCTTGGCTACTAGTCGAGCTTTGTGTCTTTCAAGTGTTCCGTCGACATTGAATTTTGGTGTGAAAACCCATTTGCAGCCAATTGTGGGAGTATTCTTTGGATGTTTTTTAAGTTTCCATGTCTGATTTTTCTCAAGAGCATTCATCTCTTCAAGAACAGCCTGTCTCCACTTTGGAACATTTAGAGCTTCCAGTATGTTGTTTGGAATCTGAACACTTGAGACATTTGTTGTGAAAGCAGCAAACAAAGATGATAGTTTTGAGTTAGATACAAACTGAGACATAGGATATTTAACACAAgaccttttttcttttctaagaGCTATTGGCAGATCAAACTCAGAGTTAGAAGAGACAGAAGAGTTACCAATTTCATTTTCCGGTCCTGGTTCAGATTCTTGACAAGGCAAGGGTGCAGCGGCTTCAATTTGTCGATGAGGGAACTTCCTTTCATATATTTGCCCAAATAGTTTTCTATTCTGATCATCGCATTCTGCTTCTAGTAGCTGTTGAAATTCAATATGATCTAGGCTTGAGGAAGTGTTACTTTGGTTAGCTAACTCTAGATTTTCTTTCACATTTATCTCCTTTTTTTGCCTTATATTTTCACTTTCTCTGTTAGAATCAGAATCTAGaaaatctaaatttaataaGGGATCACAACTTTTGTTATTTGCAATGTTCCTGAGGTTGTGATGAAGATTAAACCTATTATTTGATATTCCTAGATTTTTCAACTTTGAATCTTCAACCAAGTTCTCCCCTGAAGATTaggattaaaaaaaagaatattttcaaAGAATTTAACATCCATTGAgacaaacatttttttaaaagtggGGTCAAAACACTTGTACCATTTTTGATTCGGAGCAATCCCAACAAACACACATTTTCGGGCTTTTGGGTCAAGTTTACTAGTATTCCTGATTGGATTCCTAATAAATACAGTGCATCCAAATATTTTCAAGGACATAGTATTATTAAACAAACGAGATTGTGGACACAGATTTTGAAGACAAGTGATTGGTGTTTGAAACTTTAGGATTTTAGATGGCAATCTATTTATCAGATAAGTGGCATGCAAAATCGCCTCTCCCCACAAATATTTAGGAAACTTATTAGAGAAAAGTAAAGCACTACTTATCTCAAGAAGGTGTCTATTCTTCCTCTCGGCAACGCCATTCTGTTGAGGAGTGTCATTACAAGAACTTTGTTGAACAAGTCACAAAATTTTCCTAAGACTCGGGAAAAATATTCACGACCATTATCACTTTTTAAAATCTGTATACTCGTATTAAACTGATTTTGAAccatatgataaatttttttgaaaacaaCTTCTACTTCAGATTTTTCTTTGAGTAAATAAACCCAACTAACTCTAGTGTGATCATCGATTAGAGTAATAAACCAACGTTTTCCATGACAAGTAGACACTCTTGAAGGACCCCAAAGATCACTATGTACTAGTGCAAAAGGTTTTGAAGGTGTATAAACTCGTGGAGGATATGTACTGCGATGATGCTTGGATAACACACAAATATCACACTGAAAAGAAGAAGGATTTTTATGAAGAAATAAAGCAGGAAACAGTTGTTTTAAATAATGGAAATTTGCATGACCTAGTCTAAAATGCCATAGATAAATCTCTTTATTACTGAAATCTGAAGCAATTTGCAGGCAAGAATTCTGTCGAGCCCCTTTATTCAAGTACATTCCCTCATCTAGAATGTAAAGACCATCACACTCCTTAGCACTGCCAATCATCATTCCCGAGACCATATCCTGAAATTCACAATGGGAGGAGAGAAAAGTGGCAGAACAATTAAGAGTTGATGTTAGTTTACTGAGAGAGACAAGATTATATGATAATTTAGGTACATGCAGAACATTAGACAAGGTCAGAACATCAGAGATTTTTATATCGCCTATACCAGCAATAGCAGAAAAAGAACCATCTGCTATCCTAACTTTGCGATTTCCTGCACAAGGTTTATATGAGAAGAAAAAACTAGAACAACTAGTCATGTGGTCAGAGGCCCCTGAATCAATAATCCAGGTGGTCTTAGATTGGGAACAAACAAAGGATGACAAGAGCTTAGTGTTACCATCGTGAACAAAAGTACATGAAGATTTATCTTGAGATGACGACAATAAATTCAACAATTGCTCTATTTGTTCCTTCGTGAATGGAGACTGCCCAGAGTTGATAAAGTGCTCTTGAGATGGGTCAGCCATGGTTTGAAGGGCTCGCTCAGGACGAGGTGACTTCCCACCAGGTGGTTTCCCATGTATTTTCCAGCAAGTTTCACGATTATGCCAGAATTTTTTGCAGAAGTCACACCACGGCTTCCTTTTTTTGTCACCACTGGACTCAGCCCTTTTTTCACCTCTTTTGATAAAAAGTGCAGACATATCGGAGCTGGGATCTGCTGCGGAAAGATCAttgtttttcataatttttctgCGACTCTCCTCCAGTCGAACTTCAGAAAATACCTCTCTGATGGAAGGAAGGGGACGGTGGCCGAGAATTCTCCCCTTAACATCATCTAGGTTGCGATGAATCCCGGCGAGCAGCATGAAGATTCGATCATTCTCTTCACGCTTCTTCTGTCGGAGAAAATCCGCTTGGCTCTCCAATACATCATTATGATATTGATCTAGTTTTTGCCACCATGCCACCATCTCATTATAGTCGCTGGTGACGTCACGATTCTCTTGATTATGATATTGCCCTAAATTGACACCTAAGTATAAGGTAACAAACTAACAACCTATGACTAAGCATATTACTTTAATCTACATAGATCAACATGGTTCGAGGGTAATTCGTGTAAATcaaaagttggctcggggtcgaagtttaggtgtcaatttagggtttaactaataaaaaattggaaaaacggctcacggggggtcgagtcatggttcgtaagggctaaaataatataaaaagactaaattttgaattttggaattttatattaaagtttgggatttttcgggattaaaacaccgtcaaaacaattaaataaagataaataaaaaaaagtctaatatttaagctaaataaaattatgaaaaaaaattaatttaggcttaaataattatttgggacatgttagagtcaagaaatcaagaaaaaagtcaaaaacgtaaaatgtcaagtccaggggtaaaacggtctttttacaccaaaaattagttaacgtcatggcagtgctctgaatgctatttttatcatattatgattatttttaaagttttatgaaatggtcatgattaaataaggaattttaaaatttatattttatttttatgattgaaggaagacatttaaaagacatgttgcatgtttggtttcaaaaacaaaatgatatgttatgcataatgagaatgtaaacgttgatggaagtgaagtaattgtgactaattcgataatgttggagatatcgtgagggtgacggtcccagtgggagcccgacgatcgta
Proteins encoded:
- the LOC140958628 gene encoding uncharacterized protein → MVAWWQKLDQYHNDVLESQADFLRQKKREENDRIFMLLAGIHRNLDDVKGRILGHRPLPSIREVFSEVRLEESRRKIMKNNDLSAADPSSDMSALFIKRGEKRAESSGDKKRKPWCDFCKKFWHNRETCWKIHGKPPGGKSPRPERALQTMADPSQEHFINSGQSPFTKEQIEQLLNLLSSSQDKSSCTFVHDGNTKLLSSFVCSQSKTTWIIDSGASDHMTSCSSFFFSYKPCAGNRKVRIADGSFSAIAGIGDIKISDVLTLSNVLHVPKLSYNLVSLSKLTSTLNCSATFLSSHCEFQDMVSGMMIGSAKECDGLYILDEGMYLNKGARQNSCLQIASDFSNKEIYLWHFRLATRSRMR